One Owenweeksia hongkongensis DSM 17368 genomic region harbors:
- a CDS encoding WG repeat-containing protein, whose translation MTKLFFLVFSFFWVSVYAQGDKHEEFRRVFSNSKWGFLDGNGDTIIPFGKYKFLNPIDDYGMILAHLHTGKEGYIDIEQNVLIPFLYDDLGVFSMNLAPAKIGGKFGYVNRKGELVIDLKYQKAGYFKAPGIAIARYESGYGLIDTLENIILNFEYHDIAVFQNHNVAVVEKGNKFGFFFLNENRLSPVVFDKIYKSQIERPLEVCLNCAKKVPFNKGVALVEKDNDYALINEQFEEVVPFGLYDSIQPINMGGLAIVKKKAKYGLVNFLGEEILKPEYEFISTESARSYEDDFTSFRVINNGSTTLLDANGVNALGQSFDSVAVLSSCMYMAYGKGNPLILDNDLNILFDKYECYHQVDNGFIVKKNGKMGHVSEEGIFIIPLSYDSLFQPRLEKLYYAGNNGKYGVLDLSGEVIIPFEYGLITRTWYNDQEENLIVEKSGKIGTITMANEIAIPFEYDGLSGWVEYSPEEHYAKKDGKYGMVKPNGEVLIPCVYDYIHYYTSSAILVKKDDLYGVLDRGGNLIIPIKYHRIILDLDFWGFKESEDEKFVVLHKNQWSYFDLNGRVAQKDVSRKVIEAEYAYELLHDPSDYEMDWMLMMAK comes from the coding sequence ATGACCAAATTATTCTTCCTTGTTTTTTCATTTTTTTGGGTGTCAGTGTATGCACAAGGGGATAAACACGAAGAGTTTAGACGAGTATTCTCTAATTCTAAATGGGGTTTTCTAGATGGTAATGGGGATACAATTATCCCATTTGGGAAGTATAAGTTTCTTAACCCCATTGATGATTATGGGATGATTTTGGCCCATCTGCATACGGGAAAAGAAGGCTATATCGATATTGAGCAAAATGTGCTGATACCATTTTTATATGATGATTTAGGTGTGTTTTCAATGAATCTGGCACCAGCGAAAATTGGTGGTAAGTTTGGTTATGTAAACAGAAAGGGAGAGTTAGTTATTGACCTTAAATATCAAAAAGCAGGTTACTTTAAAGCTCCAGGAATAGCAATTGCTAGATACGAAAGTGGTTACGGACTAATTGATACTTTAGAAAACATTATTCTAAATTTTGAGTATCATGATATTGCTGTATTCCAAAATCATAATGTGGCAGTGGTTGAGAAGGGAAATAAATTTGGTTTTTTCTTTTTAAACGAAAATAGACTTAGCCCCGTAGTATTTGATAAGATTTACAAATCTCAAATTGAGAGGCCGTTGGAGGTGTGTTTAAACTGTGCTAAAAAGGTGCCATTTAACAAAGGGGTGGCGCTTGTTGAGAAAGATAACGACTATGCTCTAATAAATGAACAGTTTGAAGAAGTCGTACCGTTTGGTTTGTATGACAGTATCCAACCAATTAATATGGGTGGCCTTGCCATAGTGAAAAAGAAAGCCAAATATGGCTTAGTTAACTTTTTGGGGGAAGAAATTTTAAAGCCTGAATACGAGTTTATTTCAACCGAATCTGCAAGAAGCTATGAAGATGACTTTACTTCTTTTAGAGTAATTAATAACGGGAGCACGACTTTGTTGGATGCAAATGGTGTGAACGCGTTGGGTCAATCGTTTGATAGCGTAGCGGTATTAAGCTCTTGTATGTATATGGCTTATGGTAAAGGAAACCCCTTAATTCTAGATAATGATCTAAATATCTTATTTGATAAATATGAATGTTATCATCAGGTAGATAACGGATTCATCGTGAAAAAAAATGGTAAAATGGGGCATGTTTCTGAGGAGGGTATTTTCATTATTCCTCTAAGCTATGACTCTCTTTTCCAACCTCGATTGGAAAAGTTGTACTACGCTGGAAACAATGGCAAATATGGCGTTCTTGATTTGTCAGGTGAGGTTATTATACCATTTGAATACGGGCTAATCACTCGTACATGGTATAATGACCAAGAAGAGAACCTAATTGTTGAGAAGAGTGGGAAAATAGGTACTATAACAATGGCAAATGAAATTGCTATTCCTTTTGAATATGATGGTCTTTCGGGTTGGGTCGAATATAGCCCTGAGGAGCACTATGCCAAAAAAGATGGCAAGTATGGAATGGTAAAGCCTAATGGGGAAGTGTTAATTCCTTGTGTTTATGATTATATACACTACTACACAAGTAGTGCGATTCTGGTAAAGAAGGATGACTTATATGGAGTTTTAGATCGCGGTGGAAATCTTATAATACCCATCAAATATCATAGAATTATACTTGACTTGGATTTCTGGGGATTTAAAGAATCTGAAGATGAAAAATTTGTGGTTCTTCACAAAAACCAATGGTCCTATTTTGATTTAAATGGACGGGTTGCTCAGAAAGATGTTTCAAGAAAGGTAATAGAAGCAGAATATGCGTACGAACTATTACATGATCCTAGTGATTACGAAATGGATTGGATGTTAATGATGGCTAAGTAA
- a CDS encoding class I SAM-dependent methyltransferase, which yields MIKSIFRFALNTIPRPMLIRMSYAVRPMLASFYRGDKFEDPIDGRTYKKLLPYGYEGRQRENALAPATLSLERHRLMWLYLKEETDFFTAPHKVLHVAPEQCFYGRFRKMKNLNYLTADIDSPIADVKMDIHNIQYPDNTFNVVFCNHVLEHVTDDIKCMSELCRVLTPGGLAIMQVPQDMSLEITDEDPTLEDPEERKRRFGQYDHVRLHGRDYPDRLRKAGFKVTEVNYSNKLSPELFDRYRLPKGEMLYVCTK from the coding sequence ATGATCAAATCCATTTTTCGCTTTGCGCTAAATACCATTCCGCGACCAATGCTTATTCGCATGAGCTATGCGGTTCGCCCAATGTTAGCCTCTTTTTATCGTGGTGATAAATTTGAAGATCCTATTGACGGACGCACTTATAAAAAGCTTTTACCTTACGGTTATGAAGGTCGCCAGCGTGAAAATGCTTTGGCACCAGCCACGCTTTCGCTAGAAAGACATCGCTTGATGTGGCTTTACCTAAAGGAAGAAACAGACTTTTTTACAGCACCTCATAAAGTGCTTCACGTGGCACCAGAGCAGTGTTTTTATGGTCGCTTTCGCAAAATGAAAAATCTTAACTATCTCACTGCAGATATCGATTCGCCAATCGCTGATGTGAAGATGGACATTCATAATATTCAGTATCCCGATAATACTTTTAATGTAGTGTTTTGTAACCATGTGTTGGAGCATGTGACTGACGACATCAAATGTATGAGTGAACTTTGCAGAGTGCTTACCCCCGGAGGTTTGGCTATCATGCAGGTGCCTCAGGATATGAGTTTAGAGATTACTGACGAGGATCCAACCTTGGAAGATCCTGAAGAGCGTAAAAGACGTTTTGGTCAATATGATCACGTTCGGCTACATGGCCGTGATTACCCTGATCGGTTGCGCAAAGCAGGTTTTAAGGTAACTGAGGTGAACTATTCTAATAAACTTTCACCGGAGCTTTTTGATCGCTACCGTCTTCCAAAAGGGGAGATGTTGTACGTGTGTACGAAGTAG
- the map gene encoding type I methionyl aminopeptidase, protein MIKYKTREEIEIMRQSALVVSKTLGMLASEVKPGAVPKKLDKMAEDFIREQGAVPGFLGLYDCPSTLLISTNQTVVHGLPIEKPLEDGDIVSIDCGALMNGYYGDHAYTFEVGEVAPEVKKLLKVTKECLYLGIEQMYAGKRMGDLSHAIQKHAEDHGYGVVRELVGHGIGKKMHEDPQVPNYGKQGRGKKFQEGLVLAIEPMITMGTHRVKQLRDGWTIDTVDGKPAAHFEHDVAIVDGKPEILSTYDYIYEALGITEEV, encoded by the coding sequence ATGATAAAATATAAAACAAGAGAAGAAATAGAAATAATGCGCCAATCGGCTCTAGTAGTGAGTAAAACGCTAGGAATGTTGGCTAGTGAGGTAAAACCCGGAGCCGTTCCAAAGAAATTGGATAAAATGGCAGAGGATTTTATCCGTGAGCAGGGAGCTGTTCCCGGATTTTTGGGTTTGTATGACTGCCCAAGCACCTTGCTTATTTCTACAAATCAAACCGTGGTGCACGGACTCCCTATTGAAAAACCTTTGGAGGATGGCGATATTGTGAGCATCGATTGTGGAGCTTTAATGAATGGTTATTATGGAGATCACGCTTATACCTTTGAAGTAGGTGAAGTTGCTCCAGAAGTGAAAAAATTACTTAAAGTAACAAAAGAGTGCCTTTACCTTGGAATAGAACAAATGTATGCTGGTAAGCGTATGGGAGACTTGAGTCACGCTATTCAAAAGCATGCAGAAGACCACGGCTATGGTGTAGTGCGTGAGCTTGTAGGTCATGGTATTGGTAAAAAAATGCATGAAGACCCTCAAGTTCCAAATTATGGAAAACAGGGTAGAGGAAAGAAATTTCAAGAAGGTTTAGTTTTGGCAATAGAGCCGATGATTACTATGGGAACCCATCGTGTGAAACAACTTAGAGATGGCTGGACTATCGACACTGTTGATGGCAAGCCAGCAGCTCATTTTGAGCATGACGTGGCAATTGTTGACGGCAAACCTGAGATTTTATCTACCTACGATTATATTTACGAGGCCTTAGGAATTACCGAAGAAGTATGA
- a CDS encoding BT0820 family HAD-type phosphatase, whose product MINQDSKLIAVDFDGTVVEDKYPGIGKALPFAFDTLKMLQNDGHRLILWTYRSGKRLEQAVDFCKENGIEFYAVNASYPEETFDEVKASRKINADLFIDDRNFGGFPGWGEIYHKLNGEMPEKAKPKRKKGLFRF is encoded by the coding sequence ATGATCAATCAGGACTCAAAACTTATAGCCGTAGACTTTGACGGCACAGTGGTAGAAGACAAATACCCAGGAATTGGCAAAGCATTGCCCTTTGCTTTTGATACATTAAAAATGCTTCAAAATGATGGGCATCGTCTGATTTTATGGACTTACAGAAGTGGTAAAAGATTAGAGCAGGCCGTTGACTTTTGCAAAGAAAATGGCATTGAGTTTTATGCAGTAAATGCTAGCTATCCAGAAGAGACTTTTGATGAGGTGAAAGCAAGCAGAAAGATTAATGCAGATTTGTTTATTGATGATCGTAACTTTGGCGGCTTTCCGGGATGGGGTGAAATTTATCACAAGCTGAATGGAGAAATGCCGGAAAAGGCAAAGCCAAAACGTAAAAAAGGACTTTTTAGATTTTAG
- a CDS encoding type II toxin-antitoxin system VapC family toxin, translated as MSMRIFLDTNVVYDFVSKRQPFYDAAALLIREAILKNYTIQISSLSVVNISYTTQKTHDTSMANLAVASMLQSFELTPINQQIIEQSHLSGWKDFEDAVQYYSALHENADAIITRNQKDYEESKIPILNPEEGLKWLREGK; from the coding sequence ATGAGTATGCGTATATTTTTAGATACTAATGTAGTTTATGATTTTGTATCCAAAAGACAGCCCTTTTATGATGCGGCCGCTTTACTCATTCGTGAAGCAATCTTGAAAAATTATACCATACAAATTTCATCTTTATCGGTAGTAAACATAAGCTACACCACGCAAAAAACCCATGATACCTCAATGGCAAACCTTGCCGTTGCCTCTATGCTACAAAGCTTTGAGTTAACCCCAATTAACCAACAGATCATTGAACAATCACACCTATCAGGTTGGAAAGACTTTGAAGATGCCGTGCAGTATTACTCCGCCTTACACGAAAACGCGGATGCAATAATCACCCGCAACCAAAAAGATTACGAGGAAAGTAAAATTCCTATTCTAAACCCTGAAGAAGGTTTGAAGTGGCTGAGGGAGGGAAAGTAA